ATCATGAACACCATTTATAGCGTTGCCGGTGGCCTTCGGATAGAATTTAATCAGAAatgaaattgtacaaaaataacTGTTTCTTTCTCAGCAGTTTAAAATCGCCAGCACGGATAAACCAAATAgctgcaaattaaaaattgtttgctgGGAGCAGCAGCTGTCAATGCGGGAGTGCGATTGTGCTAGTTGGGAACGCAGAAAGGAAGACGCCATTTTGAAACAGTGAAAACCAAGCTAGCTACCCGGTTTCGTGAAAAAATTGCGTGATCGCTGTTTGTGGTTTGTCTTGACGTGCGTTTTTAGTGATACACTATAATCTAGCTTGATTGCTTTGTGTGCCGGTACGATTTGTGCATCCAACCCAGGTTAATAATGCAGTTTAATAGCTACTTTTATCGTGAAACGATGCTGTGTTCAAACAGCGGAAGTGTTTCCTGTGCTGTGTGCCCAGTCCGGTTTAATTCTACCGCTGATGATTAGAGATTACTAACGGGAtaaagtgtgtttttatttgaaaaacacAGGCATCGTGTCGTTAAAACGGTTGAACGATATGAAACACacttaaaatttcctttttgcgCGGTGAAATCCTCTCGTGAATTTGGTGTCCCCTTGTTCGCTGTATcgatttttatcgtttttttttttcttcgtagaACCCCAAACCGTAAGTGAAGGATCGGTTGCCAAGTGAAAACTTACATAAAAGAATGATGGATATGTCCGGTCCACCTAGGGGTGGGTATCGTGGTCGTGGCGGGCCACCACGCGGTGGATACAGTGATCGGGGAGGGTAAGTAATAGTTTGTAGCTGGAAAtagattttagttttattgaatttacaatttttcttctgccCCGTTTCAGTTCACCATTTCCATTCAGAGGCCGTGGCCGTGGAGGAGGACCGCCAATGGGTCCTCGCATGGGCATGGGAGGCGGCGGTCCTCCAATGATGCGGGGACGCGGGGGAATGATGCGTGGTGGAGGGCCACCAAGAGGGATGGGCGGTCCACCTAGGGGTGGTGGTCCACCAATGTCTCGTGGTGGCccgtacggtggtggtggcggcggtggtggtcgtCCAATGGGTCGCTCCAATTATGGTGGTCCATCGTCTTCCGTTTCGAACGGATCGGGACCACCGGCCGCTATTGCACAACAAGCCGAGAACGGCGACGGTGGTAAAGTGCCGGAAACAAATGGTGCAGCTAAAGCCGTCTCGACAACTACGGCCGGTGGTTCAGGTACTGGACAGAGTGGTGGCACTGGGGGTGGTTCTGGCAATTCGGGCTCTGGTTCTGCTCAAGGAGGGGCAACCGGTGGTTCCGAGGCTGAGCATATGTCGCCCAAGCAATCGATTAAAACGGCCGATTCAAGCAGCTTGGCAGCTGCGTCACAAGAATCATCGATACAATCCACACACTCGTCGGCTCCGTATCATTCGTCACCGCGTGGAATGTCCCGCGGACGTGGTGGATTCATGTCGCGTGGAATGGGCCGGGGTCGGGGCGGCGGAGGAGGAGGCGGTTACGGTGGCGGTGACTATGGTGGCCCAAGACCGTTCCGTGGTGGAATGGGAGGCGGTCGTGGacgtggtggtggcggttatggtggtggtggaggcggtTATGGCGGAGGTGGCATGTCTGGCGGTGGAtacggcggtggtggtggtggtggtggaggtatgggaggtggtggcggtggcggagGATATGGCAATGCACCACCCTCTTCGTACAATCCGATGGGTGGTTATGGACAGAACAATGGTGGTCCGGGAGGTGGTGGCTACGGTCAGGGACCTCCCCCGCCGCGCCAGTTCGATTCACGACAACCATCGAACCCGTCCGCTGTGCCACCCATCAACAAACGTGGTGGCATTCCGGGTGTAGGTGGACCACCAGGCCCTAAACGTGGTCGGTACGATCCGGGTCCACCAAGCCGTGCACTGCCGCCGAAAGCCATGCCGCCACATCATGGTTCAGCTGCACCCGTTCCTTCGTACAGTGCTCCACCGCAACCGATGGCAAATCACGGCGGTTACAGCGATCCGAACGCGCATGCTCCACAAATGGAGCATCagtacacgcacacagcaaCGGCCAATACTGGGGGCTATGGTAACGCGGCCGCCCCACAAACCGGCTACGCTAGCAACGGCTACAGCCAAGGCTCGTACGGTAATACGACGATGGCCAGCACTGGATATCCCAGCACGGGCACCGAATACGACACAACACACTATGATTACaggtatttaaaaatttcctttGTGAGCAAGATTTTAATAGCTTTAATCTACCATTTTTCAGCTACAGTTAGTTTACATCGTTTGGGGTTTTAAAGCAATGGAGCCGAACCCCGGACGTGTTTGTAATGATGAGATGAATTATGAGTTTAATTAATGACACCTTTGTCAACCACCTTTTTGTGCCTCGTTTTATGTAATAGCAACACGGCCACGTATGATACACGCTATCAGTCTGGCTATACGCAGGACTATAGCCAAACGTACGGCACTACCGCGGATTACAGTGCCGTGTCGACGGACACGTATGCCAGCCAGCAGTATGACGATCGCACCACTGCCTACAGTGGTTACGGTAAGTACGCTTAAAATCATCCTGTTGTGTTCCCTCTGTAGTTGCATATTATGCGTCTTCCACACCTccttttacaaataaatacgCTCTATATCTATGTATAtgtttatatatatattggaTCGTTACCGTTGAACGAACATGGTCGCCAAAATACTATCGTGTGATCATCGGTCTGCTTGACAATCGAATTTCGAATTTACGATGGCGAACCTTCGAATAGTTTGGAAGCAATTTCTAAAGGctcaaaaatatatatttacaAATATCGTTAAATAAATTAGTTGATACTCAAGAGCCGGTTCTATAACCCGTTCTAGAACACAAAGAAGTAAAGGAAAGTCAAACGCTATTACAAACGATTGAAACAATCTACTCTCGATCGAGTCTATTTTACCGTAAACCCTCGGGGGATATATAACCAATATGGCGATAAAGAAAGACGTGAAGAATGCTGAAGCTTGTTACCATTtagaatgatttgtttttagttgattattttcattatGTCAGACGCGCAGGTGTGGGATCTTATACGGTCGTAGTTGAGCATAAAAAagaggatgattttttttatgacacaTTCGTGGATGTGTGAGTACAATGtgatttattatatttaataCGAAATGAGTCGTAATGAATTATCAACAGAATATAGAtactagagaaaaaaaagaaatctacGAATGAAACCCTGAAGATCACATAACAGAATTACAAGTTATTCTATCTTTGAAGACGCAATTCAAAGCCAAAGAGCATCTGGATTcaatgaaataattgaagaaaacactttttattaaataaatctcGTCTAGTGTATACAAAGAGTTAACATTTACACAAGTGATGAAGCAATAtgataatatttaaaacatacaaaactaTCGGAAAGTAAAAACTTTCTATTAATTGCAGCGGTGATAAAGAAGCAGCCACAATAGCATAGCATGAGAGCAATACATGCGTGTGTCCGGGTAatacccgaaaaaaaaatcaaatgaaacatttattgatgaaaacaaaccataaaaaacTCAACTGCGATCGTCGGGCAAAGATGGcattttactattattatgatttataattttgcaattgatattttcatttgtgGAGACTGTTTACAATGACGCGCCGCGCATTTTCACACATATCATTCGACAGTTGTGATTCTGTTTAGCAATGCGACGTAGGTTGAGACACACTTAAATTACTCTAAAACCGACCTTgctcaaacaacaaaaatacagcGGGAAATTGATAGCTTCGTTTACCTAGATAAAAGTATGGTATATATACTATATACACAGAGCGATATATCACGTATCACggatattaaaagaaaaacagtgaacggcaaatgatttgatttttctttctttcctgttatcctgttgccctttttccttttttttatccccATTTCTCACAACTCTGCCCGGCCCCTTTCGAATCGACCAACATCATCAATATTTCATTCTCCCAACTAGACGCGCAAGCGTATTCGCAGGGCtacgccaaaaccgatcaGTACGCACACAGCGGTTACTATTAAACACACGGCAaaacgagagagcgagaaagcaaaagctaaaattcaaaaaaccaAGCCTGTGAATGCAAAACCAAACCGCAAAAGTGGGATAAATAACAGATTGCGAAGAGAATGTGCGTACATCAAGCTGCAGCTACCACACAAGGCACAATGCTACAACCATGCTTTTACTGATCGATTAGCAGCGGCAAAGTACAGCTGCCCGCGTACCACCCACTACACACAAAGAGATAACAGCATAAGAATTGGGTGTGTGGGTGCtgtaaggaaaaactaaacagAAAATCTATAGTCAACCGATCTGATGAAAAAAACTGCGCGCACCGCCCGCTCTCCAAATGCAAAATCATTCGGCAATCGGCGGCTTTACCAAACCATCAAACAACTGAAGCAAAATAGAACTCAAAAAcaagggaaagaaaacaaaaacccatacATAATTCAACGAGAAACGGAAATGATCGATATTGActtctttaaaataaaaaaaaaatcataacagCAAAGCAAGATTCCCCacagtacgaaaaaaaagaagatctaTCGATCACGTTTAAATAAGTGTACAGAACTAAAGAAATGGCCACGCCGGCACACCAAACATCCGTGATCAGAGTAAGAAGAAAGCACGGAAGCACATTCATTCATGTATTCCGATACCGGATGCAAAACTTTAACAACATTCGTCGTGTGAAGCGTGTTAGATTGTTAAGATTTATCAGTTTGAATCAAGCATAGAGACAGTGTGAACAATTAGTATGTAAGGGCAGCATTAGTAATATAGATGGATGAGAACATTATTACACCGAGGTAATAATTGAGAGCAGAAGACGAAAGAGAAGGTTAGTTATCACACTTTAGATGGAATGGATGTAGTCAAAACATATGCACAAGGTACCACAGCAAATACATTGTAGCGCAGGTATCGTTTGCGATAGATTTAAATAATCTAGCAACAAGAATCCATTGAAATCATAAGTATGTGTGTCATGctgtgcagcagcaacagctaaACGTGGTAGAAAT
This genomic window from Anopheles maculipalpis chromosome 2RL, idAnoMacuDA_375_x, whole genome shotgun sequence contains:
- the LOC126557591 gene encoding uncharacterized protein LOC126557591; this translates as MMDMSGPPRGGYRGRGGPPRGGYSDRGGSPFPFRGRGRGGGPPMGPRMGMGGGGPPMMRGRGGMMRGGGPPRGMGGPPRGGGPPMSRGGPYGGGGGGGGRPMGRSNYGGPSSSVSNGSGPPAAIAQQAENGDGGKVPETNGAAKAVSTTTAGGSGTGQSGGTGGGSGNSGSGSAQGGATGGSEAEHMSPKQSIKTADSSSLAAASQESSIQSTHSSAPYHSSPRGMSRGRGGFMSRGMGRGRGGGGGGGYGGGDYGGPRPFRGGMGGGRGRGGGGYGGGGGGYGGGGMSGGGYGGGGGGGGGMGGGGGGGGYGNAPPSSYNPMGGYGQNNGGPGGGGYGQGPPPPRQFDSRQPSNPSAVPPINKRGGIPGVGGPPGPKRGRYDPGPPSRALPPKAMPPHHGSAAPVPSYSAPPQPMANHGGYSDPNAHAPQMEHQYTHTATANTGGYGNAAAPQTGYASNGYSQGSYGNTTMASTGYPSTGTEYDTTHYDYSNTATYDTRYQSGYTQDYSQTYGTTADYSAVSTDTYASQQYDDRTTAYSGYDAQAYSQGYAKTDQYAHSGYY